The genomic DNA GGGTCGGGACCTGAAGATCCCGGGCCGCCGTGTCGTAGGAGTCGCGGGCCCGTGATCCGGCAGTGCCGGCGGAGACCCAGCCGTCATGCACGGCCGTCTTCCGGCGAGGTGAAGGAAGCCGTCCCGGCCAGGGCCGGGACGGTCACGGCCGCTTCCTCCGAGGGGTCGCCTTCGGCGACTCGGGTGCACTGGTGAGAGAGCCGCCAGGCGAGCCGTCGGAAGGACCGGAGGGAGGCACTCCCGAGATGAGAGCCGCAGCCCATCCACCGTTGGGATCGCTGTCGATCAGCAGCGCGCGGACCAGCAGGCTGAGGGGGATGGCGAGCAGCGCACCCAGCGGGCCGAGCACGAACGCCCACATGAGGAGTGACAGCAACGTCATGGTCGTGGACAGTCCAACGGCGTCACCGAGGAACTTCGGCTGGATCAGCGACTGGATCACGAAGTTGATCAGCATGTAGGAGACGATCACGAAGAGCATGGTCTTGGGACCGCCCGCCAGCAGGCCGAGCAGAGCGGGAGGGACCAGCCCGATGACGAAGCCCAGATTGGGGATGTAGTTGGTGATCAGCGCCAGCACACCCCAGAGCAGTGGGAGCGGCACGTCGAGCAGGAAGAGAGCGACCGTGTCCAGGACGGCGCAGATGAGCCCGAACACGGTCGAGACGACGAGGTAGCGCCGGGTTCTGTGGGCGAATTCGTTGAGCGCCCGGACGAGCTCGGGCCGGTGCGCGGCCCCCAGGGCGAGGATCCGTGAGAAGGACTGCGCGTCCAGGCACATGGCCAGCAACAGGATCACGATGAGAACCAGGCTGGAGAACACACCGAGCAACCCGCTCGCGAACCCCTGGACGAGCGTGAAGATCTTTCCCAGATCGAACGACTTGATCGCCTGGTTCACCTGATCGGTGCCGAGGCCGAGCTTCGCCGCCAGGTTCTGTGCCTCGGTGAGGAGCCGGTTGAACTGCGGACCATAGGTCGAGGCGAGCTTGGCCGTCTGCGCGACCGCGATGGTCAGGATCGTCACGATGCCGAACAGCATGAGCAGCACGAGAGCCAGCGGTGCCGCGACCAGAGTCCATCCGGGCGCGTTCCGTTTGTCGAGCCACGTCCGTAGGGGGGAGACCGCCAGCACGAGCACCAGAGCCAGCAGCACCGGCCCGGCGATCGACCCGACGGCCATGAGACCGGACAGCGTGACCACGGCACCGGCGGTGCAGAGCAGCACGATGAGGGCCCGAGGTACCAGCCTTTGCTCTGTCATGCGGGGTCCCTACCCACCCGGAGAGGAACACGTCTTCTCGGCGCTGCCATCGATTTGACGGAAGGTGGCGGCGTACATAGAGTTCACAGGCCCGAGGGGGTGGCGGAGATCGCTAAGACCTCGGAAACCCCTTCTGATCATTTCCCCTGACTGGGACACGTGTGTCCCTGGCAGGATCCGATTGGACAACAGTCGGATGTTGGAGTAAGTTAGAAGGGTTGCTCCGGAAACGGGGCAGGTCGAGATCCTCACGGATCCGGCGGGTTCGGATCAACTCCAGCGAAAGCGACAAGTTGACACGAACCGGGCGGATCTGCTAGGATGGAGACACGGAATGGAACGCCCTGAAGCCGGATCACACGATCGCGGCGACGGAGAACGCGTCCGTTTCTTGAGAACTCAACAGTGTGTTAAAAGCCAGTGCATGAAGCACAACTCCCGTCCCACCCACTTTGGTGGGAGGACGGATTCCTTTGGTTGAACATCCGGCATTCGGTGCCGGGTGCTTTCAGCCGGGAGAACTTCTCAAACATTGTTTGGAGAGTTTGATCCTGGCTCAGGACGAACGCTGGCGGCGTGCTTAACACATGCAAGTCGAGCGGAAAGGCCCTTCGGGGTACTCGAGCGGCGAACGGGTGAGTAACACGTGAGTAACCTGCCCCTGACTCTGGGATAAGCCCGGGAAACTGGGTCTAATACCGGATACGACCACTTCTCGCATGGGATGGTGGTGGAAAGTTTTTCGGTTGGGGATGGACTCGCGGCCTATCAGCTTGTTGGTGGGGTAACGGCCTACCAAGGCGACGACGGGTAGCCGGCCTGAGAGGGCGACCGGCCACACTGGGACTGAGACACGGCCCAGACTCCTACGGGAGGCAGCAGTGGGGAATATTGCGCAATGGGCGAAAGCCTGACGCAGCGACGCCGCGTGGGGGATGACGGCCTTCGGGTTGTAAACCTCTTTCAGCAGGGACGAAGTTGACGTGTACCTGCAGAAGAAGCGCCGGCTAACTACGTGCCAGCAGCCGCGGTAATACGTAGGGCGCAAGCGTTGTCCGGAATTATTGGGCGTAAAGAGCTCGTAGGTGGCTTGTCACGTCGGGTGTGAAAGCTTGGGGCTTAACTCCAGGTCTGCATTCGATACGGGCTGGCTAGAGGTAGGTAGGGGAGAACGGAATTCCTGGTGTAGCGGTGAAATGCGCAGATATCAGGAGGAACACCGGTGGCGAAGGCGGTTCTCTGGGCCTTACCTGACGCTGAGGAGCGAAAGCGTGGGGAGCGAACAGGATTAGATACCCTGGTAGTCCACGCTGTAAACGTTGGGCGCTAGGTGTGGGGACCTTCCACGGTTTCCGCGCCGTAGCTAACGCATTAAGCGCCCCGCCTGGGGAGTACGGCCGCAAGGCTAAAACTCAAAGGAATTGACGGGGGCCCGCACAAGCGGCGGAGCATGTTGCTTAATTCGACGCAACGCGAAGAACCTTACCAAGGCTTGACATCGCCCGGAAACACTCAGAGATGGGTGCCTCTTCGGATCGGGTGACAGGTGGTGCATGGCTGTCGTCAGCTCGTGTCGTGAGATGTTGGGTTAAGTCCCGCAACGAGCGCAACCCTTGTTCAATGTTGCCAGCACGCTCTTCGGGGTGGTGGGGACTCATTGGAGACTGCCGGGGTCAACTCGGAGGAAGGTGGGGATGACGTCAAGTCATCATGCCCCTTATGTCTTGGGCTGCAAACATGCTACAATGGCCGGTACAGAGGGCTGCGATACCGTAAGGTGGAGCGAATCCCAAAAAGCCGGTCTCAGTTCGGATTGGGGTCTGCAACTCGACCCCATGAAGTCGGAGTCGCTAGTAATCGCAGATCAGCAACGCTGCGGTGAATACGTTCCCGGGCCTTGTACACACCGCCCGTCACGTCACGAAAGTCGGCAACACCCGAAGCCCGTGGCCCAACCAGCTTGCTGGGGGGAGCGGTCGAAGGTGGGGCTGGCGATTGGGACGAAGTCGTAACAAGGTAGCCGTACCGGAAGGTGCGGCTGGATCACCTCCTTTCTAAGGAGCATTGGTCGGCTTGCCCGTTCGCGGGTGGTCGTCCCAGCCGTGTCCGTGGGCGAATGTCTCACGCTCGGCGCGCTCATTAGTGGAGCACTGGCTAGTCAGTCGGGCCGGATCGCCGGGCCGCTAGTACCGCCTGAACCCTTCGCGGGGGACGGGAGTGGGAACGTTGGTCGTCGGGGGTTCGGGCTGGGTGAACACACTGTTGGGTCCTGAGGAAACGGACTGGGCGGGCCCGCTGTGGCGGGCTTGCTGTCTGTTTGACCTCGTGCGGGACCAGCCTCCTATCACATCGGCCTGGGTTGTCCAGGTGTCTGGTGGTGGGGTGGGTGTGGTTGCTGTTTGTTGTTTGAGATTTGCATAGTGGACGCGAGCATCTTTGTGGCCAAGTTTTTTAGGGCACACGGTGGATGCCTTGGCATCAGGAGCCGATGAAGGACGTGGGAGGCTGCGTTAAGCCCCGGGGAGTCGCCAACCTGACTTTGATCCGGGGATGTCCGAATGGGGAAACCTAGCACCAGTCATGTGGTGTTGCCTCCGCCTGAATGTATAGGGCGGTTGGTGGTAACGCGGGGAAGTGAAACATCTCAGTACCCGTAGGAAGAGAAAACAAATAGTGATTCCGTGAGTAGTGGTGAGCGAAAGCGGAAGAGGCTAAACCGTATGCGTGTGATAGCCGGCAGGCGTTGCGTGTGCGGGGTTGTGGGACCCTCTGGGAGGAACTGCCGTTTTTCCAGACAGTGAGAAATCGATGGGATAGTCGAAGTTTCTGGGAAGTTGCGCCGTAGACCGTGAGAGCCGGGTAGGCGAAATCTTGTCGACTGTTTGAGGGGATCCCAAGTAGCACGGGGCCCGAGAAATCCTGTGTGAATCTGCCAGGACCACCTGGTAAGCCTAAATACTCCCTGATGACCGATAGTGAACAAGTACCGTGAGGGAAAGGTGAAAAGCGCCCCGGTGAGGGGTCGTGAAATAGTACCTGAAACCGTGTGCCTACAAGCCGTAGGAGCGTAAGCAGGCTTGCCTGTTTGTGATGTGACTGCGTGCCTTTTGAAGAATGAGCCTGCGAGTTATGGTGTGTGGCGAGGTTAACCCGTGTGGGGTAGCCGTAGCGAAAGCGAGTCTGAATAGGGCGTTTGAGTCGCATGCTGTAGACCCGAAGCGGAGTGATCTAGGCATGGGCAGGTTGAAGCGCGGGTAAGACCGCGTGGAGGACCGAACCCACCAGGGTTGAAAACCTGGGGGATGACCTGTGTTTAGGGGTGAAAGGCCAATCAAACTCCGTGATAGCTGGTTCTCCCCGAAATGCATTTAGGTGCAGCGTTACGTGTTTCTTGCCGGAGGTAGAGCACTGGATGGCTAATGGGCCCGACAAGGTTACTGACGTCAGCCAAACTCCGAATGCCGGTAAGTGAGAGCGTAGCAGTGAGACTGCGGGGGATAAGCTCCGTAGTCGAGAGGGAAACAGCCCAGACCACCGACTAAGGCCCCTAAGCGTGTGCTAAGTGGGAAAGGATGTGGAGTCGCAGTGACAACCAGGAGGTTGGCTTAGAAGCAGCCACCCTTGAAAGAGTGCGTAATAGCTCACTGGTCAAGTGATTCCGCGCCGACAATGTAGCGGGGCTCAAGTACACCGCCGAAGTCGTGGCATTCACACGTTAGCCGAGCCTTTGTGGTTTAGGTGTGTGGATGGGTAGGGGAGCGTCGTGCAGCCGGCGAAGCAGCAGAGTGATCTAGTTGTGGAGGCTGTGCGAGTGAGAATGCAGGCATGAGTAGCGAATCAGAAGTGAGAAACTTCTGCGCCGGATGACCAAGGGTTCCTGGGCCAGGCTAATCCGCCCAGGGTAAGTCGGGACCTAAGGCGAGGCCGACAGGCGTAGTCGATGGACAACGGGTTGATATTCCCGTACCCGCTATGGTGCGCCAATACTGAATCCAGTGATACTAAGGGTCCTTAACCCCCTAACGCCCTTCGGGGTGTGGGTGAGGGTGAACGCCTGGCCTGATCTGGTAGTAGGTAAGCGATGGGGTGACGCAGGAAGGTAGTCCAGCCCAGGCGATGGTAGTCCTGGGGTAAGCGTGTAGGGCGTGTCGTAGGTAAATCCGCGGCGCATTGAGCCTGAGACGTGATGCCGAGCCGATTGTGGCGAAGTGGGTGATCCTATGCTGCCGAGAAAAGCCTCTAGTGAGTGCCGTGGCGGCCCGTACCCCAAACCGACTCAGGTGGTCAGGTAGAGAATACTAAGGCGATCGGGTGAACTGTGGTTAAGGAACTCGGCAAATTGCCCCCGTAACTTCGGGAGAAGGGGGGCCTTCGCTGGTGATCAGACTTGCTCTGTGAGCTGGTGGGGGTCGCAGAGGCCAGGGGGAAGCGACTGTTTACTAAAAACACAGGTCCGTGCGAAGTCGTAAGACGATGTATACGGACTGACGCCTGCCCGGTGCTGGAACGTTAAGGGGACCGGTTAGTCGCACGTGTGTGGCGAAGCTGAGAACTTAAGCGCCAGTAAACGGCGGTGGTAACTATAACCATCCTAAGGTAGCGAAATTCCTTGTCGGGTAAGTTCCGACCTGCACGAATGGCGTAACGACTTCCCCGCTGTCTCAACCGCAGACCCGGCGAAATTGCACTACGAGTAAAGATGCTCGTTACGCGCAGCAGGACGGAAAGACCCCGGGACCTTCACTATAGCTTGACATTGGCGTTTGGAACGTCTTGTGTAGGATAGGTGGGAGACGGTGAAGCTGTCACGCTAGTGGTGGTGGAGTCATTGGTGAAATACCACTCTGGTCGTTTTGAACGTCTAACTTCGGTCCGTGATCCGGATCAGGGACAGTGTCTGGTGGGTAGTTTAACTGGGGCGGTTGCCTCCTAAAGAGTAACGGAGGCGCCCAAAGGTTCCCTCAGCCTGGTTGGTAATCAGGTGTCGAGTGTAAGTGCACAAGGGAGCTTGACTGTGAGACCGACGGGTCGAGCAGGAGCGAAAGCTGGGACTAGTGATCCGGCGGTGGCTTGTGGAAGCGCCGTCGCTCAACGGCTAAAAGGTACCCCGGGGATAACAGGCTGATCTTCCCCAAGAGTCCATATCGACGGGATGGTTTGGCACCTCGATGTCGGCTCGTCGCATCCTGGGGCTGGAGTAGGTCCCAAGGGTTGGGCTGTTCGCCCATTAAAGCGGTACGCGAGCTGGGTTTAGAACGTCGCGAGACAGTTCGGTCCCTATCCGCTGCGCGCGCAGGAGACTTGAAAGGAGCTGTCCCTAGTACGAGAGGACCGGGACGGACGAACCTCTGGTGTGCCAGTTGTTCCGCCAGGAGCACGGCTGGTTGGCTACGTTCGGAAGGGATAACCGCTGAAAGCATCTAAGCGGGAAGCTCGCCTTGAGATGAGGTCTCCCACCCCGTGAGGGGTAAGGCTCCCAATAGACGATTGGGTTGATAGGCCGGAGGTGGAAGCACGGTAACGTGTGGAGCTGACCGGTACTAATAGGCCGAGGACTTGACCACAAAGCATAAGCTTGGTTTCTGCAGCGCTCTGTCCCTTCGCCGGGTCCGGAGCAGCGCGAGACCAAGGTTGTTGCCCGCGTCCACTATGCAATTCTGAGACAGCAGACACGTTCTCGTGTTTGACAGTTTCATAGGGTTACGGCGGTTATGGCGAAGGGGAAACACCCGGTTACATTCCGAACCCGGAAGTTAAGCTCTTCAGCGCCGATGGTACTGCACCGGGGACGGTGTGGGAGAGTAGGTCGCCGCCGGACAATTTTTTGTCGCAGTTGAGGCCACCCCGGTTGGGGTGGCCTTTTCTGTTTTCCCCGGGACCGGTCACCTTTACCGGCCCGGCCACGTTCCTGGGCCGGCCACGTTCCCCCGGCCGTTTCCCGAGCAGGTCATGTTTCCCGGGCCTGTTCTTGGGCCGGCCGCGTTCCCCGTGACTGATCACATTTCCCGGCTCGGGCCTGTTCCCGGGCAGGTCATGTTTCCCGGGTTTCCCTTGCTGGAACCCCCTTCCTGAGAGCGCCTTTCTGCTGTCTTGGGGAGCCGTTCCTCCCCATGTCGATCTCCTCCAACAAGAAAGCTCCGACCCTGACACAGGGCCGGAGCTTTCTCCTTAGGAAGGCCCCGGGTCAGGGGGTGATGAACAGACCGTCGCCCACGGTCCGCTCAGCGCCGTCCGAAGGACGGTTGACGACCTTGCGGTCCACGACCATCACGCTCGATCCGCCGCCGTCGAGATTCATGGCCTGCTTCGCACCCAGCCAGCGCATCAGCTGAGCGGCTTCCACCATCGAGGCGCCCACCGTGACGCCGGGGTTGCGGCCGTCCACCGTGACCAGGATCAGGCCACCGGACTTGGTGACACCGGCCATGGTGCGCGGGTGGCGACGGAGCATCATGTTGAAGGAGGCCTGCCCGTCGGCCTGGGCGGTGATCTGCACCCGGCCGTTCCTCACGAGCCCCACCCCGCCGCCCATGACGTATGTCTCCGGGGTGAGCGGCACGGTCCGTTTGGTCCGCAGATCGATGACCTTGGTGTCGAGCTTCATGGTGGAGGCCTCCAAAGCGTGCTCCAGGAGCCAGTCGGCCATGATGCCGGTGCCGTGGAGCACGTAGGTGCCGCGCGAGACGATGCCTCCGCCCTCGCGGACCTTGATGATCTTTCCCTGAGCGTCGACCACGATCTCGGTGCCGCCGTCGGCTAGGGTCTTGGTGCCGAATTCCTCAGTGTAAAGAATGAGTTCATCCGTTCCGGCAGCCCGGTTGATGCCTTTGACCTCGGTCCTCGCTCCGTCGGCCGGGGTTGCGGTGACCGTCGTCTTCAGCTCGGTGATCCGGACCTTGCGGCCGGTGATGACGATGCCGCTGCGACCGGGGACCGCTTCGCTGAGAAGTTTTCCGCCCACCACGGAAATCCCCATGGGGTCACCCTGGAGTGCCTTGGGTGTGTGGATGTTGAAGAAGCCACCGTTGACGCCGGCGATGGCACCGGCCCTTTTGGCCATCGAGCTGATCGTCTCGCGCTTGGCGACATTGGCCCCGACACTCGTTCTGAACGACCCTCTGAAGAGCTTGGGGTCCACCATAAGAACGTTCATGGCCCAGGGGCCTGTGGTCTGCAGGCCGTCGTCAGCGAGATAGTCGGTCTTGGCCCGGATGTCGAGCTTCTTGAGCTCCTTCACCACCTTGTCGGCCTTGGCGCGCTCTGCGAACGTCCACAGCCCGATGCGGACAAGGTAACGTTCCACGGCCGGAGCGTCCGCGGCGGCGGGTTGCACGACCTTCTGCAGAGCAGGGGTGAATCCGGCGGCCTCAACCTCTGCGGCCTTGGTCTGAGCGGTGGTCAGCTTGCCGTCCTCGTGCCCGTTCGGCATCAGCACCGTCACGGTCC from Streptosporangium sp. NBC_01756 includes the following:
- a CDS encoding AI-2E family transporter: MTEQRLVPRALIVLLCTAGAVVTLSGLMAVGSIAGPVLLALVLVLAVSPLRTWLDKRNAPGWTLVAAPLALVLLMLFGIVTILTIAVAQTAKLASTYGPQFNRLLTEAQNLAAKLGLGTDQVNQAIKSFDLGKIFTLVQGFASGLLGVFSSLVLIVILLLAMCLDAQSFSRILALGAAHRPELVRALNEFAHRTRRYLVVSTVFGLICAVLDTVALFLLDVPLPLLWGVLALITNYIPNLGFVIGLVPPALLGLLAGGPKTMLFVIVSYMLINFVIQSLIQPKFLGDAVGLSTTMTLLSLLMWAFVLGPLGALLAIPLSLLVRALLIDSDPNGGWAAALISGVPPSGPSDGSPGGSLTSAPESPKATPRRKRP
- a CDS encoding phosphodiester glycosidase family protein; translated protein: MELFSLKQGKSTEGWTVTVLMPNGHEDGKLTTAQTKAAEVEAAGFTPALQKVVQPAAADAPAVERYLVRIGLWTFAERAKADKVVKELKKLDIRAKTDYLADDGLQTTGPWAMNVLMVDPKLFRGSFRTSVGANVAKRETISSMAKRAGAIAGVNGGFFNIHTPKALQGDPMGISVVGGKLLSEAVPGRSGIVITGRKVRITELKTTVTATPADGARTEVKGINRAAGTDELILYTEEFGTKTLADGGTEIVVDAQGKIIKVREGGGIVSRGTYVLHGTGIMADWLLEHALEASTMKLDTKVIDLRTKRTVPLTPETYVMGGGVGLVRNGRVQITAQADGQASFNMMLRRHPRTMAGVTKSGGLILVTVDGRNPGVTVGASMVEAAQLMRWLGAKQAMNLDGGGSSVMVVDRKVVNRPSDGAERTVGDGLFITP